taattttgcattcccacaagcAAGGAATAAAAGTTCctgttgaggccaggcgcggtggctcacgtctgtaatcccagcactttgggaggccaaggcgggtggatcacgaggtcaggaaatcgagatcatcctggcgaacacggtgaaaccccgtctctactaaaaatacaaaaaaaattagccgggcgtggtggcgggcgcctgtcgtcccaactactcaggaggctgaggcaggagaatggcaagaacccagggggcggagtttgcagtgagtggagatcgagccactgcactccagcctgggtgacagagctgagactccatctcaaaaacaaacaagcaagcagtAACAAAAAACGTTCCTGTTGATCCGAGCCCTCAACAGCATTTGGTGTTGTAGGTGTTCTAGATTTTGACTATTCTAATAGGTGCTTAGTAGTATAGCATTTTTGTTTGAGtcacttatttttattcatataaaaagTGTATGAGCTAGGTGTCTCTGATCTATCAAGTATGAACCCCAAATATCTAGGACAGGCATCAGTCAATTAAGAAGGTTTATTTTGGCCAAAGATAAGGATGTGTGTCCGTGATGcagtctcaggaggtcctgaagacgtgtgcccaaggtggtcgggcacagtttggttttacacattttagggagatatgagacatcgatcaatatatgtaaggtatacattggttccGTCTAGAAAGGTGGGACAACGCGAAGCAGGGAGGAGACTTCTGGGTCAtaagtagataagagacaaatggttgcattctttagAGTTTCTGATtggcctttccaaaggaggcagtcagagatgcatctatctcagtgacCAGAGGGGTGGCTTTGAGTTCTGCCAgttgtccacaaggaatttccttgtgagggaggtatgtagctttttaattttagtagctATCTTTTttaggaatagaatgggaggcaggtttgcctgacgcagttcccagcttgactttcccctttggcttagtgattttggggtcccgagatttattttcctttcacacaagTAAACCCAAAAGTTGCGTTTTTACAAGATCAACCAAAACATTAAGAACCTGAGAAAAGTCTAAACAAAACATACACTTTCATTTCTCTGAATCCTTAATTCTGCTATAGTCAAAACTGTGATGTGTCCCTTTAACTGGAAAATGAAAGCCAAATCCATGGGATTTATGCAAGCTGGATTTCTGAAGTTTATTGCTGTTTGGGAATGGGACAACAAGCTAGGAAATTAACACCTCTCTCCTCATTCTGTGTTGAGTGTATGTTAAGGCAAGTTTACCAATATGCGCCAAGCTCTGCCCAGGGCGTTAGGGCATTAGGGCCACAGAGCTAAGACCCCAAAGAGCCCAGGATCCAGTGGAAGGGCTGAGAGGCGGTGGACAGCGCCTTGCACCACTCACTGAACATGGGTCTGCTGGGGCCTCAGTACGGAGCAGCCAGGCTCCACCTTGGGGTGTGGGGAGGCCGGTTTGGTGAAAAGACACCCAGACCCTTCTGACTGTCATCCAAGGAAGAAGGAAAACTCTTTAAAAAGGCAGTGAGGGCCGGGCGCgccgctcatgcctgtaatcccggcactttgggaggcccaaaagtggaaggatcacttgaagccaggagttcaaggctgcagtgagccatgatcccaccactggactccagcctgggcaacagagcgagaccctgccttaaaaaaaacaaaaagaaaaacaaaaacaaaaacaaccaacttTTCAAATAATAAGAAGTAAATGAAATGGCTGAGGGGGCTCAGGTCCCCCTGCGTGAGAGGAAAGGGCTTTAAGCGTCCAGCTGGGGTCGCTGCATTATCACGAAGGATCCTCCTCTTCCAGTGTGGAAGGcccttttaaattttcatttatattttatttattttgctacggagtctcactctgatgcgcaggctggagagcagtggcgcgatctgggctcactgcaacctccgactcccgttTTCAAACgattgtctcagcctcccaagcagctgagattacaggtgagcaacaccacgcccagctaatttttgtatttttggtagagacggggtctccccatgttggccaggctggtctcgaattcccgacctcaagccatccacccacctcggcctcgcaacgtgctgagattacaggcgtgcgccaccgcgcccgggaaGTGTGGGAggcctttttttaaaatgtaaactcgccggtgaaaccccgtctctaccaaaaatacaaaaaattagtccggcgtggtggcgggcgcctgtaatccggaggctgagacaggagaatggtgtgaacgcaggaggcggagcttgcagtgagcccagaccgcgccactgctctccagcctgggcgacagagcgagactccgtttcaaaaaaaaaaaaaaaaaagtaaactcgCGTGCCCGAGAAGCCCTCTAGGAGGGAAACACCCAGAAGAGGTCACTTTCCAAACACACGGCAGAACAAGGGTGACGCACGGAGGTAAGGGGAAGGCGGGCACGAGCCAGAGCGTACTGGCTTGTGCCCGCGCGTACCTGCGTGCGCGTCCGTGCGGCCGCGACGGTGCCCCCGGCGCCTCTCTTTCTAGACGTGCGCACGCCCGCAGCtcgccgcccccccccccccgccccgacCGTAAAGAGGCCCGGCTGTGTCGTGAAAGGGGCCGCAACGCGCAGAGCGCTGGTTGACGGCTGGGACTCCATTTTGTTCGTCGTTACTCTACGCGTAAGTTGCTTCTCCGTGGTTTCTCTGaggagaaaagttgaaaaaggGTAAAAGTTTTCAGGAATATTCGGGCTCTCTGTTGCTAAGCATAGCGAGTGTCGGTTTTCTGTCTCCAACAGACATCGCTACTGCGGTTCTGAGGCAGTGGGAAGAGATGCGGCCCCTGGACATCGTCGAGCTGGCGGAACCGGAGGAAGTGGAGGTGCTGGAGCCGGAGGAGGATTTCGAGCAGTTTCTGCTCCCGGTCATCAACGAGATGCGCGAGGACATCGCGTCGCTGACGCGCGAGCACGGGCGGGCGTACCTGCGGAACCGGAGCAAGCTGTGGGAGATGGACAATATGCTCATCCAGATCAAAACGCAGGTGGAGGCCTCGGAGGAGAGCGCCCTCAACCACCTCCAGAACCCGGGCGACGCGGCCGAGGGCCGGGCGGCCAAGAGGTGCGAGAAGGCGGAGGAGAAGGCCAAGGAGATCGCGAAGATGGCAGAGATGCTGGTGGAGCTGGTCCGGCGGATAGAGAAGAGCGAGTCGTCGTGAGCGCGGTCGGCGGTAAGTCGGGCACCCGCGCCGGGCAGAGGAGCGGCCCCAGCTTGGCTGCTCTTGGAGGGCGATGATTTCATCAAGATGCACTGGGATCGGGGGTGGGGCGGGAGAATAAAGGCGTGCTCGGGTCAGGGCGGATCTGGGCCCCGTCTtcgtgttttgttttctgagggtGCCGGCGTGGGATAATCAGAGTGGCTGGGTTTGGGCGTGATGCGTGTTCAGTGGAAGGATCGTAAATCTCAGAGTCGCCAAGGAAACAGAAAGGGACAAGGTCCCGGGCCATCCAGCAAGCGGGGGTGGAAATAGAGGATTTTCGGGGAAGGCGTTGGACAAGTCAGCGTTGCTAGAGACTGGAGTGAGTCAGGTGGTGGCCAGAAGAGGCGGCGTCCTGCACGGTGGTGGTCGTGAGGGTTTGGGGGTCGTTGTGCCCAGGATTAATCTCTCGATGATGAATTTCTTCTCATTGTGCTTTAGGTTTACAGCCAATGGATTCTGGTCAACTGGTGGAGATTGGCTGACACCCTGGAGAAACCGAAACCAGAGagccttttgttttctcttttttcctctgtctATGCTCTGTCTCACTTAACACTACGTTTTCTGCTATGGTCTGTGGTTGATGACCTCAATATGAGTTTCGATTGTTACGTGTTTTTGTTTGGAAAGTAATTTTGTTTGAGAATGCTCTCACATACAGGAATTAGGGCCTAGATTGTAAGCTCTTGCAGCAGTCACATTTGTTCCCGGGCTTTGGtggttatttctaaatttttgagGTGCTTTGCTCTTTCTTGTGTGACCTGATAGCTCCCTGGAACTTTGGGTCTCTGTGTGACACATGAGACTCACAGTTGGAGTTCTCCAGCTCTGGAGGTGCTGAAGGAGCTGCATTAATTCTGGAAGACGACTCCATGCAGCAACTACTGAAGAAAGGACCAGACTTCGACGGGGAGTGCGGATGGGCCGACCTGGCTGGGACTTGTGAATCTGGAGAAGAGCTGGAGAATGGATAGTATTGTCTGTGTTTGGAGACTTAATTTCTGTGTGAGACCAAAGGAGGAGAGATGTTATTTTGTTCAAAGTTTAAATTCTATGTGGTACACTATCTTATGTAACCTGTCCGGTGAGTTTGTTTGGACAACCTAACTCAGCTTTACTTGACATGGAACCTAAAATAGAAGATAAGATCTTGATATTCTGTACAAGTTGATGTAATACCCTGATGCGTTTTAGGGGACTTGGCATAAAATGAAAGATTTGCAGAGGCCCTTGAGGGGCTCGGGGATGAGAGTATGGAACTGTCTGCATTGGACCCTAAACTGGACTGGAAGAGGCATCTTCAAGGTTCATACGTTGTCCAGCTATAAGTTCATTTGAGTAGCAGACCTAACAAATATTTGAGGTCAAAACCCTACcgtgttaaaaacaaacaaaacttaccATGTTAATAAAAGTATTCATTTGCTTGAAAAGACGGAAGACCTAAAAGGTTATTGAGAAATGTTACTCCTTTAAGAATGAAATCTGCTGTCTCCCAGATTGTTCTCACGGTCAAATGGAGGGTGAACATCTTAACAGTTTCTGAGGCTCTTAGCCTCTAATCAAAGGGAAGCTTTATCTCTGTGTGCTGTTGGGAACTGGGTGAGGAAAAAACACACTTGGCTCTTAGTGTGGGAAGAAACCATATGTAATCCTGTGGTCCAGGCCTCTGCCTTCAGAGAGCCAAAGCACCTTCAGTCTTTCCAATTGGAACATTGTTTTCCAGGCCTTGCACTAGGAATATAGCAATTACAGTTGCAGGGTGAGGGATGACATAGAGTAGATGTGATACCCCACCCTCCTTCCAGAATGAAGCCTTTCTCCCCCAGCTGCTAGTGTTGCTGACAAACACCCCTCAGCTAGTTAGCCCTCTGGGAAGTGCCTTTTCAGAGGAGAGCTGCTTTAGCCAAAGTCATGCCCTTTTTCTGGATAGCCTACATCTAGTGACTAATGGGCTGGAAATCTCAGGTCACTGTTTCTCTTACCCCAGTTTGGGACAACTTTGAGGAATATGGTGGCTTCAGAGCTCGTGGGGTCTGCTGAGGCTTTTAGGATTGCATCACACAGCCCACCTCCTCCTCACTCCCAACCTTGAGTTCCTTCTCTTCCACAAGTGTTAATTCCTAAAAGACGTgcatctagttttcatcttgggaGTCCACTTTCTGGGGAACCTAGTTGGTAGAAATCAAAAGACAGCCATGTGTCCCAAGCGCTAATAAAGATAGCGTGT
This portion of the Rhinopithecus roxellana isolate Shanxi Qingling chromosome 2, ASM756505v1, whole genome shotgun sequence genome encodes:
- the MRFAP1 gene encoding MORF4 family-associated protein 1 codes for the protein MRPLDIVELAEPEEVEVLEPEEDFEQFLLPVINEMREDIASLTREHGRAYLRNRSKLWEMDNMLIQIKTQVEASEESALNHLQNPGDAAEGRAAKRCEKAEEKAKEIAKMAEMLVELVRRIEKSESS